DNA from Raphanus sativus cultivar WK10039 unplaced genomic scaffold, ASM80110v3 Scaffold5522, whole genome shotgun sequence:
AAACATATAGTATCCTGTATAGTATATCACGAAAGATGAATATATAATctcatatataaaatcatatagtatTGAATAAATACGATATTATCCagaaaatgtttttctttatttattgaAAATGGCTCAATATACAGCAAATGTTACATATTGCATTGTGACCAAAGGATGGTTTACTAAGTTTTTTAGGATTTTGAATGAGGTTTGAagcaaataaattaattttgaggATCTAAAAGTCAATCATGATAATAattgaaaatgtttttaatcatgTTTTCTAGAAATAGAAAAGTCATGGTGATGGAGTCATGAATATAGATAGATAAAAGGACAACAACATAAATAGTTTacagaaatatattatttgtttctgTTACTCACGGATACATTCTTTTTCCAAGCAGAGAGAAGAAGGAAGTAAAAGAGAAGTGGCGTGTTGTTTTCTCCAAAACTCAACCCCTCTTCTTATCTTCTTCAGTTCTTCTCCTCTTCAAATCTCAGTCTTATACAAAGCCATAGATACATAGGTCAAACTCAGTCTATATTGCTCATATCCAATCGTTTCAAAGGATTTTGGTTGTTGTACGTGTGTGTTTGGAACTTTGGATGGTGATGAAGGGAATGCGTGTTGGGAAATACGAGCTTGGGGAAACGCTTGGTGAAGGGAACTCTGCAAAAGTCAAACTCGCTACAGATACTGTTTCTGGCCAATCGTTTGCCGTCAAAATCATCGACAAGTCTCGTACCAGTCGCCTCAACGTCCCTTTTCAGGTTTTTGCATTTTGAATCAACACTTTTTTTATCTTACTCTAGATTTGATTGGCTTAAAGGTGGATTCAAGTTCTTACACAGTCTTGATTTCGAGAACTTACAGATTAAGAGAGAGATACGTACACTCAAAATCTTGAAGCATCCAAACATTGTTAGATTACATGAGGTACATGTTTTAATAGCCTATGGAGATTATTGGATGCTTGTGATTGAATTCTTCGTTTAATCTAGATATGAGTGACCAATAACATTCTCATTACAACGTAAGGTTTTTCTATTTCACTTTTTTTGCTAGAATACATTTGACAAGGATTAAACATTAAACCTGTGAAACTTTTTGATTTGTTTACTTGCGCATAAGTGTATCCTAGtcactttgatatttttaattttggttaACCTTTCTTCTCACGTTGCTAAATAGACACGCTTAAcatatcatcaatttttttactttatttttttttgtcgtcgtAGCTTGAGTCTTGATCATTAGCTGGCTCACGATGGATTTGATGACCTGACCAATTCAATTATGAGGTCGGTCCCAAAAAAAAATGGCGACTTAAATAATGATAATGGCAAATCATATTCACTATTGCCTcattttttggttaaatatcagtcttaataaaactaaaaaaattccAAACACTACAGGAGGTAATTATTGCATAATTTTATGGAAACGACCTGAGtataaatactattaaaacaggatcctattggattttttactaaaaataccattttctttattaacattgcatatttcttTAAGggtaatcaagtaatattaataacacatctatattgggtcattttttttatccagcccactgcccacttcagatctctcttgggccatttgggccgattaagaaatcagatccaatttttattttttctccaagttcaaataaattcttttcaatcattcttaatattttgtgtagtaaacaaaaattaatcacttaattattattattttttaagcattcctaaaaaatgattttttcattgaaaagtataaatatttattaaaagtatattatttttttatttaaaaaattaaccacataataaaattaatttatcagagttataccaacttaattcattaaaaaataaactataattttctaaacataaatactcattagacctcgACGT
Protein-coding regions in this window:
- the LOC130507744 gene encoding CBL-interacting serine/threonine-protein kinase 17-like — protein: MVMKGMRVGKYELGETLGEGNSAKVKLATDTVSGQSFAVKIIDKSRTSRLNVPFQIKREIRTLKILKHPNIVRLHELES